One Pyxicephalus adspersus chromosome 3, UCB_Pads_2.0, whole genome shotgun sequence genomic window carries:
- the LOC140327543 gene encoding vomeronasal type-2 receptor 26-like, which yields MLDTLIPHFQMVSDSSFTLQELHGHKERKSTGTGHTLCHICVPCSEGEISNTTDSDLCQKCPDSEWPNEEKDACMPKSEDFLSIENDMLAVIFSFTSVIFSIITISIIGIFIFYQNTPIVKANNRNLSFILLITLKMSLFSVFLFLGRPADLTCKLRQVFFGIIFTVALSSVLAKTIVVCIAFKATEPGSEFRKWVGSKLAYSVVLICSSVQVLHAIIWLSNSPPFQELDMDSFPGTIIIQCNEGSVLAFYLMLGYMGLLAGVSFILAFMVRTLPDTFNEAKYITFSMFLFCSVWICAIPAYLSSKGKHIVSVEIFAILASVIGILSCMFFRKCYNILLRPEINTRKHMLSTKS from the exons ATGTTGGATACTTTGATTCCTCACTTCCAGATGGTCAGCGACTCGTCCTTTACCCTTCAAGAATTACATGGGCACAAGGAAAG AAAATCTACTGGAACAGGACATACTTTATGCCATATCTGTGTCCCGTGCTCTGAGGGAGAGATATCCAATAcgactg acagtGACCTTTGTCAGAAATGTCCTGACAGTGAATGGCCCAATGAAGAAAAAGATGCATGCATGCCAAAATCTGAAGATTTTTTGTCCATTGAAAATGACATGTTGGCAGTaattttttcctttacttctgtaatattttctataattaccatttctataattgggatatttatattttatcaaaacaCTCCCATAGTCAAAGCCAATAACCGAAACCTGAGCTTCATTCTATTGATCACCCTTAAGATGAGTTTGTTCAGTGTATTTCTTTTCCTTGGTCGTCCAGCAGATCTCACATGTAAACTTCGACAAGTCTTCTTTGGAATCATCTTCACTGTTGCTTTGTCTTCTGTTCTAGCCAAGACAATCGTAGTTTGCATTGCTTTCAAAGCCACTGAGCCTGGGAGTGAGTTCAGAAAATGGGTTGGTTCTAAGCTGGCCTATTCAGTGGTTCTGATCTGCTCATCTGTCCAGGTTCTACATGCTATTATTTGGTTGTCCAATTCTCCTCCATTTCAGGAATTAGACATGGACTCTTTTCCGGGGACAATCATCATTCAGTGCAATGAAGGTTCTGTTTTAGCCTTCTATCTCATGTTGGGTTACATGGGATTACTGGCAGGTGTGAGTTTTATTTTAGccttcatggtgaggacattaccagATACATTCAATGAAGCCAAATACATTACTTTCAGTATGTTTCTATTCTGCAGTGTTTGGATCTGTGCCATTCCCGCCTATCTCAGCAGTAAGGGGAAACATATTGTCTCTGTAGAGATTTTTGCTATATTGGCTTCTGTTATTGGAATACTGAGCTGCATGTTTTTCCGTAAATGTTACAATATCCTGCTGAGGCCAGAGATAAATACCAGAAAACACATGCTAAGCacaaaatcctaa